Proteins from a single region of Juglans microcarpa x Juglans regia isolate MS1-56 chromosome 5S, Jm3101_v1.0, whole genome shotgun sequence:
- the LOC121267716 gene encoding uncharacterized protein LOC121267716 isoform X2, producing the protein MNKVKKDESCVSALEDEAIEVEHLLAEPKNEHVSVDGVLSFGEESLEKCFQIEDFSCGFGFGLALNNGGLDSNTTQEGEDLQLEVLDGLLDELDEVDDLDATNGLSSACDCEDFLLDIEFAEKASKLDSGPSEATCLGNSSSESQSPGLSGSCNGAVGISESSTATILESECKNDALDKIVTCKLHGGFMSKCGCQPPAEDSIHMASIELRKLDDLDHDENLLACGILSTGTGKRSLEVSRIDEFREKRLRKPTRRYIEESSAKKSGYLKGREKYPVASTKDTGLKVKSCNELHNTGRRGSTVIHEGKSLCGIRVRRGRPKKLVPQSGLESDKEPLSSESEDNCGTRKKSKTHDRRKHQRMWTPSEVIKLVDGISEYGVGRWTDIKRLLFSTSAYRTPIDLRDKWRNLLRASGAEKPNKKGVEQKQEHSLRPLPSSLLRRVRELAKIHPYPRVRISKKSCIGQVAPAMHPGACKSAPPSSLSGRSVRRKNFT; encoded by the exons ATGAATAAG GTAAAGAAAGATGAATCTTGTGTTTCTGCTTTAGAAGATGAAGCAATTGAAGTTGAGCACTTACTCGCGGAACCAAAAAATGAGCATGTTTCAGTAGATGGAGTCTTAAGTTTTGGTGAGGAGAGTCTGGAAAAATGCTTTCAAATTGAAGATTTTTCGTGTGGATTTGGGTTTGGACTAGCATTGAATAATg GTGGTTTGGATTCTAATACAACTCAGGAAGGAGAAGACTTACAACTTGAA GTTCTTGATGGATTGCTGGATGAACTTGATGAAGTGGATGATCTGGATGCAACAAATGGTCTCTCCAGCGCATGTGACTGTGAAGATTTTCTTCTGG ACATTGAATTTGCTGAAAAGGCTTCCAAATTGGATTCTGGTCCCAGTGAGGCAACGTGTTTGGGAAACTCAAGTTCAGAGAGTCAGTCTCCTGGATTAAGTGGAAGTTGTAATGGTGCTGTAGGGATATCAGAATCATCAACCGCAACTATTCTAGAATCTGAATGCAAGAATGATGCTCTTGACAAGATAGTAACTTGCAAGTTGCATGGTGGCTTCATGAGCAAATGTGGGTGTCAACCACCAGCTGAAGACAGTATCCACATGGCTTCAATTGAGTTAAGAAAACTTGATGACTTGGATCATGACGAAAATCTTTTAGCGTGTGGTATCTTGTCTACTGGGACTGGAAAGCGATCTTTAGAAGTGAGCAGGattgatgaatttagagagAAGAGATTGCGTAAGCCTACTCGAAGGTACATTGAAGAGTCTTCAGCTAAAAAGTCAGGATATTTGaagggaagagaaaaatatcCTGTGGCATCTACAAAAGATACAGGTCTGAAGGTCAAATCTTGTAATGAACTTCATAATACAGGACGTAGAGGATCGACCGTGATTCATGAGGGGAAATCTTTATGTGGTATTAGAGTGCGGAGGGGACGTCCAAAGAAACTGGTGCCACAATCG GGGCTTGAATCTGACAAGGAGCCTCTCTCATCTGAATCTGAAGATAACTGTGGAACGAGAAAGAAATCTAAGACGCATGATAGGAGGAAGCATCAAAGGATGTGGACTCCTTCCGAGGTGATAAAGTTGGTTGATGGTATTTCTGAATATGGAGTTGGCCGATGGACTGACATAAAAAGGCTCCTGTTTTCAACAAGTGCTTATCGCACACCCATTGATCTCAGG GACAAGTGGCGAAATCTTTTAAGAGCTAGCGGTGCTGAAAAACCAAACAAGAAAGGG GTTGAGCAAAAGCAGGAGCATTCCTTGCGGCCCTTACCAAGTTCCTTGCTACGCAGAGTCCGTGAGCTGGCCAAAATTCATCCGTATCCAAGGGTGCGCATCTCTAAGAAATCATGCATTGGCCAAGTTGCGCCTGCAATGCATCCTGGTGCATGTAAAAGTGCTCCTCCATCTAGTCTTAGCGGGAGAAGTGTGCGAAGGAAGAATTTTACTTGA
- the LOC121267716 gene encoding uncharacterized protein LOC121267716 isoform X1: MEKEALHKKVANVECQKVKKDESCVSALEDEAIEVEHLLAEPKNEHVSVDGVLSFGEESLEKCFQIEDFSCGFGFGLALNNGGLDSNTTQEGEDLQLEVLDGLLDELDEVDDLDATNGLSSACDCEDFLLDIEFAEKASKLDSGPSEATCLGNSSSESQSPGLSGSCNGAVGISESSTATILESECKNDALDKIVTCKLHGGFMSKCGCQPPAEDSIHMASIELRKLDDLDHDENLLACGILSTGTGKRSLEVSRIDEFREKRLRKPTRRYIEESSAKKSGYLKGREKYPVASTKDTGLKVKSCNELHNTGRRGSTVIHEGKSLCGIRVRRGRPKKLVPQSGLESDKEPLSSESEDNCGTRKKSKTHDRRKHQRMWTPSEVIKLVDGISEYGVGRWTDIKRLLFSTSAYRTPIDLRDKWRNLLRASGAEKPNKKGVEQKQEHSLRPLPSSLLRRVRELAKIHPYPRVRISKKSCIGQVAPAMHPGACKSAPPSSLSGRSVRRKNFT, encoded by the exons ATGGAGAAAGAAGCTCTGCATAAGAAGGTTGCCAACGTTGAGTGCCAGAAG GTAAAGAAAGATGAATCTTGTGTTTCTGCTTTAGAAGATGAAGCAATTGAAGTTGAGCACTTACTCGCGGAACCAAAAAATGAGCATGTTTCAGTAGATGGAGTCTTAAGTTTTGGTGAGGAGAGTCTGGAAAAATGCTTTCAAATTGAAGATTTTTCGTGTGGATTTGGGTTTGGACTAGCATTGAATAATg GTGGTTTGGATTCTAATACAACTCAGGAAGGAGAAGACTTACAACTTGAA GTTCTTGATGGATTGCTGGATGAACTTGATGAAGTGGATGATCTGGATGCAACAAATGGTCTCTCCAGCGCATGTGACTGTGAAGATTTTCTTCTGG ACATTGAATTTGCTGAAAAGGCTTCCAAATTGGATTCTGGTCCCAGTGAGGCAACGTGTTTGGGAAACTCAAGTTCAGAGAGTCAGTCTCCTGGATTAAGTGGAAGTTGTAATGGTGCTGTAGGGATATCAGAATCATCAACCGCAACTATTCTAGAATCTGAATGCAAGAATGATGCTCTTGACAAGATAGTAACTTGCAAGTTGCATGGTGGCTTCATGAGCAAATGTGGGTGTCAACCACCAGCTGAAGACAGTATCCACATGGCTTCAATTGAGTTAAGAAAACTTGATGACTTGGATCATGACGAAAATCTTTTAGCGTGTGGTATCTTGTCTACTGGGACTGGAAAGCGATCTTTAGAAGTGAGCAGGattgatgaatttagagagAAGAGATTGCGTAAGCCTACTCGAAGGTACATTGAAGAGTCTTCAGCTAAAAAGTCAGGATATTTGaagggaagagaaaaatatcCTGTGGCATCTACAAAAGATACAGGTCTGAAGGTCAAATCTTGTAATGAACTTCATAATACAGGACGTAGAGGATCGACCGTGATTCATGAGGGGAAATCTTTATGTGGTATTAGAGTGCGGAGGGGACGTCCAAAGAAACTGGTGCCACAATCG GGGCTTGAATCTGACAAGGAGCCTCTCTCATCTGAATCTGAAGATAACTGTGGAACGAGAAAGAAATCTAAGACGCATGATAGGAGGAAGCATCAAAGGATGTGGACTCCTTCCGAGGTGATAAAGTTGGTTGATGGTATTTCTGAATATGGAGTTGGCCGATGGACTGACATAAAAAGGCTCCTGTTTTCAACAAGTGCTTATCGCACACCCATTGATCTCAGG GACAAGTGGCGAAATCTTTTAAGAGCTAGCGGTGCTGAAAAACCAAACAAGAAAGGG GTTGAGCAAAAGCAGGAGCATTCCTTGCGGCCCTTACCAAGTTCCTTGCTACGCAGAGTCCGTGAGCTGGCCAAAATTCATCCGTATCCAAGGGTGCGCATCTCTAAGAAATCATGCATTGGCCAAGTTGCGCCTGCAATGCATCCTGGTGCATGTAAAAGTGCTCCTCCATCTAGTCTTAGCGGGAGAAGTGTGCGAAGGAAGAATTTTACTTGA